Proteins from a single region of Oncorhynchus tshawytscha isolate Ot180627B linkage group LG03, Otsh_v2.0, whole genome shotgun sequence:
- the LOC112224441 gene encoding zona pellucida-like domain-containing protein 1: protein MHLLSFLLLAMMVAKSSQLQLSDCGLNLRRPAYTDISVTCGTKSIGLAILICPAIYTGYNESLLILNNIMNDPACKGTLDESVTPPIVRFEFSINTTNSCGSLFRTTSAPGTGIFSDFSNIQTVNISGVVRSYDPTTGTVTYNTELKYYYSCAYPLEYLINNTLIDVSASSIAVKDNNGSFISTLSMNLFSDVNFTLPLVIPEQGLDLRTEVFAQVKATNLTSQYNVLLDRCYASISPLPTNSTFFNLFVPCNTDLLTVIHENGKSQHSRFSFLAFRFMKQQNEMKSTYFLHCITRLCEKSTCSTFMQCNSRRRRGVVPATEDAATESKTISSPPITIRAESIVALKEQTASKNSDTSTGLGVAVCILAFACIIIIIMAAIFYRRLNHCPFK, encoded by the coding sequence ATGCATCTTCTCAGCTTTCTTCTTTTGGCAATGATGGTCGCAAAGAGCAGTCAACTACAATTAAGTGACTGTGGGTTGAATTTAAGACGCCCAGCATACACTGATATCTCAGTAACTTGCGGCACCAAATCTATTGGTCTGGCTATCCTCATCTGCCCTGCCATTTACACTGGTTACAACGAGTCCCTGCTTATCCTCAACAACATCATGAATGACCCAGCCTGCAAGGGAACTCTGGATGAAAGTGTGACTCCCCCGATCGTGAGGTTTGAATTCTCCATCAACACGACCAATTCTTGTGGCAGCCTCTTCAGGACAACCAGCGCTCCAGGCACAGGGATATTTTCTGACTTCTCCAACATCCAGACAGTCAACATCAGCGGTGTGGTCCGATCATATGATCCCACCACAGGGACAGTCACTTACAACACTGAGTTGAAGTATTATTACTCCTGTGCCTATCCCCTAGAGTACCTGATCAACAACACCCTAATTGATGTGTCAGCATCCTCCATTGCAGTGAAAGACAACAATGGTAGTTTCATCAGCACTTTGAGCATGAATCTCTTCAGCGATGTCAATTTCACTTTACCCTTGGTCATTCCAgaacagggtcttgacctgaggACTGAAGTCTTTGCCCAAGTCAAGGCCACCAACCTGACCTCCCAGTACAATGTGCTCTTGGACCGATGCTACGCCTCCATTTCTCCTCTACCCACTAACTCCACTTTCTTCAACCTGTTTGTCCCTTGCAACACTGACCTACTAACCGTCATCCATGAGAATGGAAAGAGTCAACACTCCCGCTTCTCCTTCCTGGCCTTCCGCTTCATGAAGCAGCAGAATGAGATGAAGTCCACCTACTTCCTCCACTGCATCACCCGTCTTTGTGAGAAGAGCACCTGTAGTACGTTCATGCAATGCAACAGCAGGAGGAGAAGGGGTGTTGTTCCTGCTACCGAAGATGCAGCAACAGAGTCCAAAACCATCAGTTCCCCTCCTATCACCATCAGAGCAGAGAGCATTGTGGCATTAAAAGAACAGACTGCCAGCAAGAACTCAGACACTTCTACAGGTCTTGGGGTGGCAGTGTGTATCCTGGCCTTCGCCtgcatcattattattattatggcaGCCATTTTCTACAGGAGACTGAACCACTGTCCCTTTAAATAG